AGGGCGAACGCGCCCGAGCAGATCGAGACGATCCGGGCGCCGCGCTCGTGCGCCGTGCGCAGGGCGTCGACCAGGGCGGGGGACACCTCGCCGTTGAACGCGTTGGCCACGCCGGTGACGATGACGGTGTCGGCCGCGGCGAGTTCGTCCAGGCCGTGCGGGGCGGTGAGGGAGAAGCCCCCGACGGCGGCGAGCGCGGTGCCGGGCCGGTCGGCGCAGACCTTCAGGCCGTACCAGGGGGCGGCCAGCAGGCCGCCGACCTCCGGCCGGGCCAGCGCGAACACCTCCACCACCACGCCGAGTTCGAACGGCGCCATGCCGTCGAAGGCGTACACGGCGACGTCGTGCACCGGCTCCGGACGCCGCCCGATGGTGACCGCCACCGGCCCGGACGAGGCGGTGGCCGGGATCCCGGACTGCTGCTGCTCGGCCACGGGACCCCCTGATCGGCTGCCTGGCGCACTGTCGGCGAGTGTAGTTGCCCGTACCGGGCCGCCGGTCCGCCGACCGTTCGTAGGCGTCCGCCCGCCTCGTTCTGTTCCACTTCCGTCCCAGTTCTGTCCTGGTTCGGCCGGATCCGTTGCGCGATGAGCGAGGGCGTGAAAAAGAAACGCCGATCCGCCTGCAACCTCCGGGGGAGATGGACGTCCATAAGGGTGAGGGGACAGGCGGAGGCGGTGTCGACGCCGCTGGCACAATCGCCTGCGATCACGAACTTGATCAACTGTCCTGACCACGGCGGTGGGCCCACCGCCGTGGTCCCGGGGGAAAGCGGAACCTTCATGTCCATGGCCATCGGCCCGGCGCCGGCACCCGTCGGGGGACGGGGATTCACCCTCCGGAGGCTGCTGACGCTGCTCTTCGGAGCTCAGGAGGCGACGGGGGGCGACATCGGCCGCCCGGCGTCGCCACCGGTCGCGGAGCAGGAGGCCGCGCAGCGCCGGTCGGGCTTCCGGCTGCTGCGCGGGGGGCGCAAGCCGGTCGAGGACAAGCCCACCCTCACCGACCTCTACCACGCGCACCGGCTCGGCCTGGTCCGGATGGCCGTCCTCCTGGTGGACCACCAGGACCTGGCCGAGGACGTCGTGCAGGAGGCGTTCACCGCCCTCTACCAGCGGCACGGCGAGCAGCTGGACGACCTCGACAACGCGCTGGGCTACCTGCGCACCTCGGTGGTCAACGGCGCGCGCTCGATGCTCCGCCGCCGCAAGACGGCCCGCGAGTACGTACCGCCGCACGAGGCCGACGCGCCGTCGGCCGAGGACCACGCGGTCCTCAACGACGAGCACCGCAGGGTGCTCGTCGCACTGCAGGAACTCACCTCGCGTCAGCGTGAGGTGCTGGTGCTGCGGTACTGGTCAGACATGTCGGAGGCGCAGATAGCCGAGACCCTGGGGCTGTCCCGGGGTGCCGTGAAGTCCACCGCGAGCCGAGCCCTGGACGCGCTGGAGAAGCAGCTGGAGAAGGTTCGATGACCAAGAAGCATCCCTCCCTCGGCGACGTCCGCGGTACCGGAGGTGCCGGCGGCACCGGTGGAGTCGACGGCACGGGCGGTGGGGAGAGCCCCACCGAGCGCCTGCTCCGCGAGGCGCTTGCCGCCCGGGCCGACCGGATCACCGTCCACGACCTGCGTCCGGCCGCCCCGCCGTCCCGCCGGGTCCGCCGGCTGCGGCCGGTGTACGTCGCGGCGGTGCCGCTGTTCGGGCTCGCCGCCGCGCTGGCCTTCGGCGTTCTCGGCCTGCGCGGGGACAACGTGGCCAGGCACGACCAGGTCCCGCCGGCGGCCACGCTCACCTCCACCCCGACGCCGAGCGCGACGCCGAGCGTCAGCCCCAGCGCGACCGCCCCGGTGGCCGGGGTCACCGAGAGCCTGGCGGCCCCGGGTTCGAGCGGCTCGACCTCCCCGACCGCGGCGACGCCGTACACCTTCCGCGGGGTGAAGTTCCAGCTCCCCGCGGGCTGGCGGGTGCCCGTCCAGGACCCGAACTCCACCACCCTGTGCGTGCTCAGCCCGGGGGCGCCGCAGACGCAGTCGGGTTCGTTCGAGGGCGCCTGCGGCCCGTACGGGATCGTGCTGGCGGTGTACAACACCCCCGAGGAGGTCGGCGGGGCGACCTGGCCGACGTCGGGCGCGCTCGATGCGCCCGACGGCTGGGCGCACCAGCCGTACTGCTCGGCGTGGGGGAACCCGCACGAGATCGGCCCCTCGGACACCTACAGGCAGGTCGGGAGCCCCGTCCGGACCCGCGACATCGTGGCGAGCCGGGCCGTCTACAAGACCCAGTGGCAGGTCTCCTGCAACACCCGGGAGAACTACACGGTCCAGATGTGGGGCCTGAAGGGCGATCAGGTCTTCGTCGTGGCGAGCGGCCTCAAGCCCGACTACCAGGCCGGACTGGTGTCGATCCTGGACACGCTGGACCTGACCGGTCGCCAGGCCCCCCTGCTCATGCCGCACACCCGGGACATCGAGGTCACCACGGAGGGTCTCGGCGTCGGCCAGCAGGTGTCGAACGACGGGACGGCCGTCACGTTCTCGGTCACCTACCGCAACACCAGCCAGACCAGCTACCCCGGCGTGCAGCCGCTGCTCTTCGCCGAGCAGTACGCGGGTTCGCCGGGCCAGGTCGTCGTGGGGACCGAGGGCACGCTGGAGCGCCAGGACGGCACCACGTGGACCCAGACGGACACCTTCGGGACGGGCAGTGGGATGGACTACGCCACCCAGGGCCGGGACGCGGTGTTCCCGCTGGCCCCGGGCCAGAGTCGGACGGTGAAGTACCGGATGAAGCTGACCGCCCGGGACGGCGCCGGGGTGCTGCCGGTGACCGCCCAGGCGGTACTGCCGTACAGCGGGTCCGGCGAACTGTCCGTGCTGGGGGAGAAGAGCGTCCCGGTCCGGGTCGTCACGAAGTAGCACCACGACCGGCCGGTGGCCGGTGCTCCGGGCGGGTGACCCGGACGCGGCGCGGGCCGGCCCCCACCGAGGGGGCCGGCCCGCGCTGTGCTGTGCTGTGCTGTGCGCAGTCGGGCACGGCACGCGCCGTGCTGTGCGCAGGTGCCGAGTGGCGCCGGTCCGGGGAGCGGTCAGTGCGCCAGCGAGGCCATCCACGCCTCGACGTCCTCGGCGCGCCGGGGCAGCGCGGCCGAGAGGTTCTCGTTGCCGTCCTCGGTGACCAGGATGTCGTCCTCGATCCGGACGCCGATGCCGCGGTACTCCTGCGGCACCGTCAGGTCGTCCTGCTGGAAGTACAGGCCGGGCTCGACGGTCAGCACCATGCCCGGCTCCAGCGTGGCGTCGACGTACGCCTCGCGCCGCGCCTGCGCGCAGTCGTGGACGTCCAGGCCCAGCATATGGCCGGTGCCGTGCAGGGTCCAGCGGCGCTGCAGGCCGAGCTCCAGGACCTTCTCGACGTCGTACACGGCGGCGTCCAGCAGGCCCCAGGCGAGCAGCCGCTCGGCGAGCACCCGCTGCGAGGCGTCGTGGAAGTCGCGGAACCGGGCACCGGGGCGCACCGCCGCGATACCGGCCTCCTGGGCGTCGTGGACGGCCTGGTAGATCTTGCGCTGCAGGTCGTCGAACCGCCCGTTGATCGGCAGCGTGCGCGTGACGTCGGCCGTGTAGAGGGTGTCGGTCTCCACGCCGGCGTCGAGCAGCAGCAGCTCCCCGGGGCGGACGTCGCCGTCGTTGCGCACCCAGTGCAGGGTGGTCGCGTGCGGCCCGGCCGCGCAGATCGAGCCGTAGCCGACGTCGTTGCCCTCGACCCGGGCGCGGCGCCAGAAGGTGCCCTCGATCCAGCGCTCGGAGGTCGCCACCGCCTGGCCGAGCTCCCGGACCACGTCGGTGAAGCCCTTGACGGTGGCGGTGCAGGCGGCCCGCAGCTCGCCGATCTCCCAGGCGTCCTTGACCAGGCGCAGCCCGCTCAGGAACACCTTGAGCTCGGCGTCCTTCTCCTCGTCCACGACGCCGGCGAGCGCGGCCTCCAGGCCGGCGTCGTAGCCGCGGACGATCCGGGTCGGTGCGGGGGCGGCGGCGCCGAGCTCCTCGGCGGCCTTGCGGACGTCCCGGGCCGGCAGGCCGAGCAGCTGCTCGGCCTCGTCCAGGCTGTGCCGGCGGCCGACCCAGAGCTCGCCGTTGCCGTCCAGCCAGAACTCGCCGTTCGCGCGGTTCGAGCGGGGCCGCAGGTAGAGCCGGAACGTGTGGCCGGTGGTACCGGTCGGTTCGGCGACCAGCACCGCGTCCTCGGTCCGGTCACCGGTGAGGTGCACGTACTCGCTGGCGGCCCGGAAGGCGTACTCGGTGTCGTTGGCCCGGACCCGCAGGTTACCGGCCGGGACGACCAGCCGCTCGCCCGGGAAGGCGGCGGAGAGCCTGGCACGGCGCTCGGCGGTGAACGGGGCCTGGGCGACCGGGGCGAGGCCGTGCAGCTCGGTGTCGGCCCAGCCGGTCTTCATCGAGGTGGCGAGTTCGTCGGAGACCTCGTCGTAGAGCCCGTTCTTGCGGCCCTTCGGGAGCTCTTCCTCATCGGTACCGGCGGCTTCGGGGTTCTCAGCCACTGCCGGGGTACGGTCCTCGGTCACGTACGTCGCCTCCTTGCGAGTAGGCCGGCCACGAAGGTCCCCCCGGCCGGAGGCCGGAGGCGCGTCGGATCGCGACACGCGTGGGCGGCCGTCGGTCCCATGGTACGGACGGCCGCCCGTTCACCCGTTCGGGGGAAGTCGCCCCTGATCCGCGGGGGCGGCCTCCTACTCGAAGCGGGCGGCGAGCAGCACCAGGTCGTCCGTCCCGGCCGGGGCGCACCCGCCGGCCGTCGCGGCGCGGGCCAGCAGGTGGGTGCAGAGCCGGTCCGGATCGGCCCGGACCTCGCGCGGGGCGTCCGCCGCCGCCCGCCGCAGCGCGGCCTGCCCGGCGTGCAGGGTCGGCCCGAACCGGCGGGCCAGGCCCTCGGTGTAGAGCACCAGCAGATCGCCGCGGTCCGCGTCCAGCTCGACGCCGGGGGCCTCCCAGCAGCTGAGCATGCCGAGTGGCGCGGACAGCGAGGTCTCCACGAAGTTCGCGCCGTACCCGGTGACCAGCACCGGCGGGCAGTGCCCGGCACCGGCCAGCGTGATCCGGCGCTCGGCCGGTTCCACCCAGGCGTAGGCGGCGGTGGCGCTGCGGGCGGGCTCGGTGGTCTTGAGCAGCAGCTCCAGATCGCCGAGGACGGAGACCGGGTCCTCGCCCTCCAGCACGGCGTACGCCCGCAGCGCCGCCCGGATCCTGCCCATCGCCGCGGCGGCGCCGGGGGCGGAGGCGGGCCCCGCGCCCGGGCCGTCCCCCGAGACGCTGCCGACGCTCAGCCCGAGGGTGCCGTCCGGCAGGGCGATCGCGTCGTACCAGTCGCTGCCGGACGAGCGCTCCAGGTCGGCGGGGACGCAGCGCCCGGCCAGCCGGACCCCCGGCACCCGGGGGAGGTGGCCCGGCAGCAGGCCCCGGCGCAGCGCCTCGGCGGTGCGCCGGGAGCGCTCCGCCGCCAGCTGCCCGGCCAGCAGCGGGGCCGCGAACTCGCAGTACGCCTCGGCGAGCCGCAGCCGGCGACCGTCCGGCACGGTGGGCTCGTCGAAGAACCAGACGGCGGCGGCCAGCGGGCCGTCCTCCTCGGTGGCGAGCGGCAGGCCCACACAGGCGCCGAGGCCGAGCTGGGCCGCCACCTCCCGCAGCCGGGGCCCGGTCGCGGGGCTGCCGACCAGGTCGGTGTGGACCAGCCGGCGGGGGCGGCCGTGGCCGCGCAGCAGCCCGCCGACCGGGCCCTCCCCGGTCGGGACGGTCTCCAGCGCGCCGAGCCCGGGCCGGTCCAGGCCCAGGCCGACGGGCCGGCCGGGGCCGCCCGGAGCGGCGGTGACCGTGAAGCCGCGACGGGCGCGCAGCAGGGCGGCCCCCGAGCCGAGCACCGCGGCCAGGGTGGCGTCCAGACCACGGGCGCGGCCGAGCAGCGCGGTGTGCTCGTACAGCTCGGTGAGGTCGTCGAGCTCGGTGGGGCCGCCGGGCCCCGCGGCCCGGGAGGCCCGGCCGCCGTCCGCGCTCGGGCCGCCCGGCGGGCCGCACAGGGCGGTCGCCCCGGCGGTGGGCAGTCCGAGCACCGGCGGCCGGGTGGCCCGGACGGCCGCCGGGCGGATCCCGGCCGGCGCGCCCGGGTCGGTGCTCGTCGTGGTGGGGGTCGTCGCGCGGAGCTGCGCCGCGGACGGGTGCGTCGTGGACAGCTGCGCCGTCGGCAGCTGCGCCGCGGACGGATGGGGCTCGGTCATGCCGCTACTCCCAGCACGGTGGTTAGGGTGATGTCTGCTCGGTGCTTCCCGGTGCTTCCCGGCGCTGTCCGTCGCCGCTGTGCGGCTCAGTACTTCCTGTCATTGATCGTCATCAACGGCACCACTTCTGGACAGGCCATTCGGGGCATTTCCGGGGCCGGGGCGCCCGCCGTGCGGCCCGGCCCGCCACGGCTGCCGGCCGCGGGGCATGGAAAGCCGGAGAGCGGGCAGAGTGCCAGGGACGGGGCTCCGCCACGGGTCGAGCCGAAGGCCGGACCGATGGCCGTCCGGATCGTATGCGTAAGCCGCCCGTAGCCCGGGCCGGTCGCGGGCCACTCACTCGTACGGTGGAACCAGCAGCGTCTGAGCGGCGTCCATTCGGTCGCATGAGGGATTCTCGTTCCAGGGGCCGACCTGTCAGGGGCCCTTTCAAGTCCTGTTCCATGTCGTGTTCCACGTCGCGTGCGGTCCGGCGCGGCTGCGGTGATGGCCGGCCCATGAGGCCGTAACGGCTCCGGTGGGGTCGGCAAGCCCCAGCGGTCACGGAAAGGAACGAGCGCCCATGCGTGAGACCAGGCGAGACCGACGAGAGGCCCGTTCGGCACGACTGGAGGCGGCCCTGGCGGCCGCCGTCGAGTACGGCTGGCCGGTGGTGCCCGGTGCCCGGGCCACCGGCGACCGCTGCTCCTGCCGGAACACCGAGTGTCCCGTTCCCGGAGCACACCCGGACGACCCGGAGCTGCTGGCGGCCACCACCGAGCCCCGGATGGTGCGCTGGTGGTGGGAGCGTCGCAGCCCCGACGCGCCCGTCCTGCTGGCCACCGGCCGGGCGGTCTCCGGGGTCAGCCTGCCCGCGGTGGCGGCGGCCCGGGCCCTCGCCTACTTCGCGGCGCTGCGGATGCCGCTCGGCCCGGTGCTGACCTCGCCCGGGCGGTACACGCTGCTGGTCGCCCCGTACTCGATGGACGCGTTGGCCGAGCTGCTGGCGCAGCAGCCCTGGGTGCCGGGATCGATGCGCTACCACGGCCCCGGCGGGTACCTGGTGCTGCCGCCGGGATCGGGCCAGGGCCGGGTGCGGTGGGTGCTGCCGCCGCGGCGGGCCGAGGGCGGTGGGGTCTGGCTGCCGGAGGTGGGCCCGCTGCTGGAGGAGCTGGTCACCGCCACCGCGAAGCAGGACAGCGGTCGGCCCCGGTTCTGACGCCGCCCGGTCGCGGCCGGGCCGGTGCGACTCCGGTCACGGACAGTGATGTCCGGACATGAGAAATCCGGCCGCTGGCGACGGGGGATGCACCAGCGACCGGACTGATTGAAACAGTAACAAGAATCTGCTGCCGCGCCAATTTCCAAGACCCGGCCGCCGCCCGGAAATTGCGGGCGGCGGCCGGAATGTGACGCGTATCACAGTGCTCAGTTGAGCGTGACCTGACGGTTCACCAGGTTGGCACGGGCCCGACGCTCCTCGGCGGTCAGCGGGGCGTCGTCCTTCAGCGTCTCGGCGAGCCGCTCGGCGAACTCGGCGGCCGGCTTCTCGCAGTCGGCGGCGGTCATCCCGACC
The sequence above is drawn from the Kitasatospora sp. NBC_00315 genome and encodes:
- a CDS encoding RNA polymerase sigma factor: MSMAIGPAPAPVGGRGFTLRRLLTLLFGAQEATGGDIGRPASPPVAEQEAAQRRSGFRLLRGGRKPVEDKPTLTDLYHAHRLGLVRMAVLLVDHQDLAEDVVQEAFTALYQRHGEQLDDLDNALGYLRTSVVNGARSMLRRRKTAREYVPPHEADAPSAEDHAVLNDEHRRVLVALQELTSRQREVLVLRYWSDMSEAQIAETLGLSRGAVKSTASRALDALEKQLEKVR
- a CDS encoding aminopeptidase P family protein, with translation MAENPEAAGTDEEELPKGRKNGLYDEVSDELATSMKTGWADTELHGLAPVAQAPFTAERRARLSAAFPGERLVVPAGNLRVRANDTEYAFRAASEYVHLTGDRTEDAVLVAEPTGTTGHTFRLYLRPRSNRANGEFWLDGNGELWVGRRHSLDEAEQLLGLPARDVRKAAEELGAAAPAPTRIVRGYDAGLEAALAGVVDEEKDAELKVFLSGLRLVKDAWEIGELRAACTATVKGFTDVVRELGQAVATSERWIEGTFWRRARVEGNDVGYGSICAAGPHATTLHWVRNDGDVRPGELLLLDAGVETDTLYTADVTRTLPINGRFDDLQRKIYQAVHDAQEAGIAAVRPGARFRDFHDASQRVLAERLLAWGLLDAAVYDVEKVLELGLQRRWTLHGTGHMLGLDVHDCAQARREAYVDATLEPGMVLTVEPGLYFQQDDLTVPQEYRGIGVRIEDDILVTEDGNENLSAALPRRAEDVEAWMASLAH
- a CDS encoding PP2C family protein-serine/threonine phosphatase, which codes for MTEPHPSAAQLPTAQLSTTHPSAAQLRATTPTTTSTDPGAPAGIRPAAVRATRPPVLGLPTAGATALCGPPGGPSADGGRASRAAGPGGPTELDDLTELYEHTALLGRARGLDATLAAVLGSGAALLRARRGFTVTAAPGGPGRPVGLGLDRPGLGALETVPTGEGPVGGLLRGHGRPRRLVHTDLVGSPATGPRLREVAAQLGLGACVGLPLATEEDGPLAAAVWFFDEPTVPDGRRLRLAEAYCEFAAPLLAGQLAAERSRRTAEALRRGLLPGHLPRVPGVRLAGRCVPADLERSSGSDWYDAIALPDGTLGLSVGSVSGDGPGAGPASAPGAAAAMGRIRAALRAYAVLEGEDPVSVLGDLELLLKTTEPARSATAAYAWVEPAERRITLAGAGHCPPVLVTGYGANFVETSLSAPLGMLSCWEAPGVELDADRGDLLVLYTEGLARRFGPTLHAGQAALRRAAADAPREVRADPDRLCTHLLARAATAGGCAPAGTDDLVLLAARFE
- a CDS encoding bifunctional DNA primase/polymerase; amino-acid sequence: MRETRRDRREARSARLEAALAAAVEYGWPVVPGARATGDRCSCRNTECPVPGAHPDDPELLAATTEPRMVRWWWERRSPDAPVLLATGRAVSGVSLPAVAAARALAYFAALRMPLGPVLTSPGRYTLLVAPYSMDALAELLAQQPWVPGSMRYHGPGGYLVLPPGSGQGRVRWVLPPRRAEGGGVWLPEVGPLLEELVTATAKQDSGRPRF